A window of the Triplophysa rosa linkage group LG23, Trosa_1v2, whole genome shotgun sequence genome harbors these coding sequences:
- the sbk1 gene encoding serine/threonine-protein kinase SBK1 isoform X1, which produces MQEHEGARQQGTSSAQVGVPPEGRGSSTGGAPVEDMQALSITSLSASEVEQQFELIGLLGKGTYGKVDLVVHRKQGTKLALKYVNKNKTKLRSFLREYSLMTALGCSPFIIKVLNVLFETEESYVFGQEYAPAGDLFDIIPPQAGLPEDMVKRCVQQLGLALDFMHSKSLVHRDVKPENVLLFDRECRRVKLADLGMTRRTGSRIKRISGTIPYTAAEVCQASISEGIIVATTQDVWAFGVLLFCMLTGNFPWEVALPSDAFFSEFQRWQRGACPPGAVPSQWRRFSDDALRMFNRLLALEPERRCGVKDVFYFLKYHLLNHHRRRASCRAFRGGSNCCSAHRHTEPSPPSGTSCLRPTPLKRSILSEPHSSREESSKSPSPNRQDKSKVMMTTPIEICV; this is translated from the exons TGCCCAGGTTGGGGTCCCCCCAGAGGGGCGGGGCAGCAGTACGGGTGGGGCCCCGGTCGAGGACATGCAGGCACTGTCAATCACTTCTCTCTCCGCTTCTGAGGTAGAGCAACAGTTCGAACTGATTGGTCTTTTGGGGAAGGGCACGTACGGCAAAGTTGACCTGGTTGTGCACCGGAAACAGG GCACTAAACTGGCCCTGAAGTacgtgaataaaaacaaaacaaagttgCGGAGTTTTCTGCGTGAATACAGTCTGATGACTGCGCTGGGCTGCAGCCCATTTATCATCAAAgttctgaatgttctgttcGAGACCGAGGAGAGCTACGTGTTTGGCCAGGAATATGCGCCTGCAGGAGACCTGTTTGACATCATCCCACCTCAG GCCGGTTTGCCAGAAGATATGGTCAAGCGCTGTGTTCAACAGCTGGGTTTGGCTCTGGACTTCATGCACAGCAAAAGTCTGGTCCATCGTGACGTAAAGCCAGAAAACGTCCTCCTCTTCGATCGTGAGTGCCGACGTGTGAAATTGGCAGATTTGGGAATGACGCGCCGGACGGGCAGCCGAATCAAGCGGATCAGTGGCACTATCCCCTACACTGCCGCCGAGGTGTGCCAGGCCTCCATATCGGAGGGAATTATAGTGGCGACCACACAGGACGTCTGGGCCTTCGGAGTTTTGCTGTTTTGCATGCTTACGGGAAACTTTCCTTGGGAAGTTGCGTTGCCTAGCGACGCATTTTTTTCTGAGTTCCAGCGTTGGCAGAGAGGGGCGTGTCCGCCCGGTGCTGTACCGTCACAATGGCGGCGTTTTTCTGACGATGCGTTACGCATGTTCAACCGGCTGTTAGCGCTGGAGCCTGAGCGTCGCTGTGGCGTTAAAGACGTGTTCTACTTTCTAAAATACCACCtgctgaatcatcaccgccgcAGAGCTTCCTGTAGGGCGTTTAGGGGAGGTTCCAACTGTTGCTCTGCCCACAGACACACGGAGCCCTCTCCTCCTTCGGGCACTTCCTGTCTACGCCCCACCCCCCTTAAACGTAGCATCCTGTCCGAGCCTCATTCTTCCCGGGAGGAATCCTCCAAAAGCCCGTCTCCAAATCGCCAAGACAAGAGTAAAGTGATGATGACCACGCCCATTGAAATTTGCGTATGA
- the sbk1 gene encoding serine/threonine-protein kinase SBK1 isoform X2, which produces MQALSITSLSASEVEQQFELIGLLGKGTYGKVDLVVHRKQGTKLALKYVNKNKTKLRSFLREYSLMTALGCSPFIIKVLNVLFETEESYVFGQEYAPAGDLFDIIPPQAGLPEDMVKRCVQQLGLALDFMHSKSLVHRDVKPENVLLFDRECRRVKLADLGMTRRTGSRIKRISGTIPYTAAEVCQASISEGIIVATTQDVWAFGVLLFCMLTGNFPWEVALPSDAFFSEFQRWQRGACPPGAVPSQWRRFSDDALRMFNRLLALEPERRCGVKDVFYFLKYHLLNHHRRRASCRAFRGGSNCCSAHRHTEPSPPSGTSCLRPTPLKRSILSEPHSSREESSKSPSPNRQDKSKVMMTTPIEICV; this is translated from the exons ATGCAGGCACTGTCAATCACTTCTCTCTCCGCTTCTGAGGTAGAGCAACAGTTCGAACTGATTGGTCTTTTGGGGAAGGGCACGTACGGCAAAGTTGACCTGGTTGTGCACCGGAAACAGG GCACTAAACTGGCCCTGAAGTacgtgaataaaaacaaaacaaagttgCGGAGTTTTCTGCGTGAATACAGTCTGATGACTGCGCTGGGCTGCAGCCCATTTATCATCAAAgttctgaatgttctgttcGAGACCGAGGAGAGCTACGTGTTTGGCCAGGAATATGCGCCTGCAGGAGACCTGTTTGACATCATCCCACCTCAG GCCGGTTTGCCAGAAGATATGGTCAAGCGCTGTGTTCAACAGCTGGGTTTGGCTCTGGACTTCATGCACAGCAAAAGTCTGGTCCATCGTGACGTAAAGCCAGAAAACGTCCTCCTCTTCGATCGTGAGTGCCGACGTGTGAAATTGGCAGATTTGGGAATGACGCGCCGGACGGGCAGCCGAATCAAGCGGATCAGTGGCACTATCCCCTACACTGCCGCCGAGGTGTGCCAGGCCTCCATATCGGAGGGAATTATAGTGGCGACCACACAGGACGTCTGGGCCTTCGGAGTTTTGCTGTTTTGCATGCTTACGGGAAACTTTCCTTGGGAAGTTGCGTTGCCTAGCGACGCATTTTTTTCTGAGTTCCAGCGTTGGCAGAGAGGGGCGTGTCCGCCCGGTGCTGTACCGTCACAATGGCGGCGTTTTTCTGACGATGCGTTACGCATGTTCAACCGGCTGTTAGCGCTGGAGCCTGAGCGTCGCTGTGGCGTTAAAGACGTGTTCTACTTTCTAAAATACCACCtgctgaatcatcaccgccgcAGAGCTTCCTGTAGGGCGTTTAGGGGAGGTTCCAACTGTTGCTCTGCCCACAGACACACGGAGCCCTCTCCTCCTTCGGGCACTTCCTGTCTACGCCCCACCCCCCTTAAACGTAGCATCCTGTCCGAGCCTCATTCTTCCCGGGAGGAATCCTCCAAAAGCCCGTCTCCAAATCGCCAAGACAAGAGTAAAGTGATGATGACCACGCCCATTGAAATTTGCGTATGA